Proteins from one Vespa crabro chromosome 11, iyVesCrab1.2, whole genome shotgun sequence genomic window:
- the LOC124428233 gene encoding uncharacterized protein LOC124428233 isoform X3 produces the protein MVVVGLALSPTFRQYDISEYVYGVDSDLQARVRAAIESERHAYQSKSWLQNRLESNGAPCTARSGRPCPPSKYRTPSGTCNNVRHHDWGARGSPFLKLLPSAYSDGIGSPRQSFSSHSLPSATETVEGIKSSLKFDEPHEALTSFAGLWSELILQDISSTIHVDRDEHRCCSVKDRHPECYEINDQNGGRCISYMRSVPTLSIDECKFDGRKQMNSESSYLDGSNIYGSNDDKLHKVRSYVRGKVEPSACEICNDTNTSPLGHLYVTLLNEHNRIAERLWEMNEHWDDTKLFLEARRALIAQIQHITLNEYVPSILGELALIDPELRPATNGFFNGYSSTNKAGTYDAVALAALRILTSLRKQNTCSSSMCLEDHVTKLANHVSFNLGISMIDSNFDAAARSIHIARDHGVPGYIEFVEYCSGNLSKPKNFKDLGRVIQQENVKLLESIYTRIEDVDLLVGGILEIPMKGMAVGPTFSCLLKKQFVNMRYSDRFWYENDIPPSGLTSAQLAEIRKVSLAGLLCANSEIRKIQPKAFIQQDPYLNAKIKCNQYEILDLSAWRDESLPVPVLDNYMTTTQSVPDLSFEISPDLIAMAVKKAEQDLIERRQLEYNAWLEQRIADPKSPAGTAASFSKANKDALLLANSSIMYELATNEILNGVHGLRRKKRQIFDTTDNVLGFPNNDFSDILQNVDISGFLPQQKATNHEEVECPVDNNPCDPTTPYRTLSGHCNNLRNPNLGQSLTTFARLLPPVYEDGVSKPRSRSVTGVPLPNPRVVSTVIHPDISNLHNRYTLMVMQFAQFLDHDLTMTPIHKGFAESIPSCRSCDSPQTVHAECNPFPVPPGDHFYPTVNVTSGARMCFPSMRSLPGQQHLGPREQVNQNTAYLDGSVVYGENNCIANILRGFNGRMNITTNTNRGKDLLPQSATHPECKARSTYCFIGGDGRASEQPALTVMHTMWIREHNRIMEGLRQINSHWDGEKLYQQSRRIISAMLQHLTYNEFLPRILGWNAVSLYGLKLLPQGYYKEYSPTCNPSVLNEFATAAFRIGHSLLRPHLPRMDRSYQNVDPPILLRDGFFNPDMLYQSGMIDEMTRGLVATPMETLDQFITGEVTNHLFENRRIPHSGVDLIALNVHRARDHGIPSYNQYRALCNLKKATTFEDLSREMAPEVIARMKRIYASVDDIDLFPGGMSERPLQGGLVGPTFACIIAIQFRQLRKCDRFWYETDDPNIRFTEHQLAEIRKTTLSKVMCENMDEHVEMQRAAFDLPSNFLNPRVPCSSMPHMDFSAWRETRHGCQIGGRNVAIGDSGFPTPCTSCVCTMEGTQCASLRVTDCNQLLREASREAILRDDVCTAQCGFILAAAETSSRNIPQFTTPSSFPSFGPVRNNLRSLPTPFTFNGFKLPDLSQFIG, from the exons ATGGTCGTCGTGGGATTGGCACTTTCACCTACGTTCCGTCAGTACGATATTTCGG aATACGTTTACGGTGTTGACAGCGATTTACAAGCGAGAGTACGTGCAGCTATCGAATCCGAAAGGCATGCTTATCAATCGAAATCTtg GTTACAGAACAGGCTGGAATCGAACGGTGCTCCTTGCACAGCAAGATCAGGGCGACCTTGTCCACCGAGCAAGTATAGAACTCCTTCCGGAACTTGCAATAACGTGAGACATCATGATTGGGGTGCCAGGGGTTCTccgtttttaaaattattacctTCTGCATATTCCGACG gtaTTGGAAGTCCACGACAATCATTTAGCAGTCATAGTCTTCCATCAGCTACGGAAACGGTTGAGGGTATTAAAAGTTCGTTGAAATTTGACGAACCTCACGAAGCATTGACCAGTTTTGCTGGTTTATGGTCTGAATTGATACTTCAGGATATATCCTCGACCATTCATGTTGATCGTGACGAACATCGTTGTTGTTCGGTCAAAGATCGACATCCAGAGTGTTATGAGATCAATGATCAAAATGGAGGAAGATGTATTAGTTACATGAGATCGGTGCCGACATTGTCGATCGACGAATGTAAATTTGATGGTAGAAAACAAATGAACAGTGAGTCCAGTTATTTGGACGGTTCGAATATCTATGGAAGCAACGATGATAAATTACACAAAGTTAGGAGTTACGTTCGTGGTAAGGTGGAACCATCAGCCTGTGAGATTTGCAACGACACGAATACAAGCCCGTTAGGACATCTTTACGTAACTTTGTTGAATGAACATAATCGAATAGCTGAAAGATTATGGGAAATGAATGAGCATTGGGATGACACGAAATTATTTCTCGAGGCAAGACGTGCGTTAATAGCACAAATACAACATATTACGTTAAACGAATACGTACCAAGTATTTTAGGCGAGTTAGCTTTGATCGATCCTGAGTTAAGACCGGCCACCAATGGATTCTTTAATGGTTACTCGTCAACGAACAAAGCAGGAACTTACGACGCCGTTGCTTTAGCCGCATTGCGTATTTTGACCTCTTTACGCAAACAGAATACGTGTTCTTCAAGCATGTGTCTTGAAGATCACGTCACTAAGTTGGCTAATCATGTTAGTTTTAATCTTGGAATTTCTATGATCGATTCGAACTTTGACGCCGCTGCTAGATCTATTCATATTGCACGTGATCATGGTGTACCTGGATATATTGAATTTGTAGAATACTGTTCTGGTAATCTCAGTAAG cctaaaaatttcaaagatcTCGGACGAGTTATACAACAGGAGAATGTTAAACTATTGGAGTCTATTTATACCAGGATAGAAGACGTGGATCTTTTGGTTGGAGGAATATTAGAGATACCAATGAAAGGAATGGCGGTAGGCCCAACGTTCTCTTGTCTTCTCAAGAAACAGTTTGTTAACATGAGATATTCGGACAGATTTTGGTATGAAAACGATATTCCACCGTCGGGTTTAACGTCGGCACAATTGGCAGAGATTCGTAAAGTTTCGCTCGCTGGACTTCTCTGTGCGAATAGTGAAATCCGTAAGATACAACCTAAAGCATTCATACAACAAGATCCTTATCTAAATGCTAAAATTAAGTGCAATCAGTATGAGATATTGGATCTGTCAGCTTGGAGAGACGAATCTTTGCCTGTTCCTGTCTTAGATAATTACATGACAACGACTCAATCAGTTCCTGATTTATCTTTTGAAATTAGTCCGGATTTAATAGCAATGGCGGTGAAAAAAGCTGAACAAGATCTTATCGAAAGGAGACAATTGGAATACAATGCTTGGTTGGAACAAAGAATAGCTGATCCGAAATCACCGGCTGGTACAGCTGCAAGTTTTTCTAAAGCAAACAAAGACGCTTTGTTATTAGCTAACTCATCGATTATGTATGAGTTAGCAACTAACGAAATATTAAATGGAGTACATGGACTTAGACGTAAAAAACGACAGATTTTTGATACGACAGACAACGTTCTTGGGTTTccaaataatgatttttccGATATACTTCAAAACGTTGACATTTCTGGGTTTTTACCACAACAAAAGGCTACGAATCACGAGGAAGTAGAATGTCCGGTTGATAATAATCCTTGTGATCCAACCACACCATACAGAACATTGTCAGGACACTGTAATAATCTTCGTAATCCAAATCTAGGTCAATCCTTGACCACATTCGCTAGATTGTTACCACCGGTCTACGAAGATGGTGTATCCAAGCCAAGAAGTAGATCTGTAACAGGTGTTCCCTTACCTAATCCAAGAGTAGTATCAACAGTGATTCATCCAGATATCTCGAACCTTCATAACAGATATACTCTAATGGTTATGCAGTTTGCTCAGTTTCTTGATCACGATTTAACTATGACACCGATTCACAAGGGTTTCGCAGAGTCTATACCAAGTTGTAGATCATGTGATTCTCCGCAAACGGTTCACGCGGAATGCAATCCGTTCCCTGTACCACCGGGTGATCATTTTTATCCAACGGTAAATGTCACGTCTGGCGCACGAATGTGTTTTCCATCGATGAGGTCATTACCCGGTCAACAACATTTAGGTCCTAGAGAACAGGTGAATCAAAACACAGCTTACTTGGATGGCTCGGTTGTATATGGCGAGAACAATTGCATAGCAAACATTTTACGTGGTTTTAATGGCCGTATGAATATAACAACAAATACTAATCGTGGTAAAGATTTATTACCACAATCGGCTACGCATCCAGAATGCAAGGCAAGATCAACTTATTGTTTTATCGGTGGTGATGGTAGAGCATCCGAACAACCTGCTTTAACTGTTATGCATACTATGTGGATACGAGAACACAACAGAATAATGGAGGGATTGAGACAAATCAATTCACATTGGGACGGTGAAAAATTGTATCAACAGTCACGACGTATTATCAGCGCTATGCTTCAACATTTAACTTACAACGAATTCTTACCAAGAATTTTAGGATGGAATGCCGTTAGTCTCTACGGCTTGAAATTACTTCCGCAAGGTTATTACAAAGAGTATTCGCCAACTTGTAATCCAAGTGTTTTGAACGAATTTGCAACTGCTGCTTTTAGAATAGGTCATTCCTTATTAAGACCACATTTGCCACGAATGGATCGTAGTTATCAGAACGTTGATCCTCCGATACTTTTACGTGATGGATTCTTCAATCCTGATATGCTTTATCAATCAGGTATGATCGATGAAATGACACGTGGATTGGTTGCAACTCCTATGGAAACTCTTGATCAATTTATAACCGGGGAAGTGACCAATCATTTGTTTGAAAATCGTCGAATACCACATTCTGGTGTAGATTTGATTGCTCTTAATGTTCATCGGGCTAGAGATCATGGTATACCGTCTTACAATCAATACAGAGCActttgtaatttaaaaaaagctaCAACCTTTGAAGATCTGTCAAGGGAGATGGCACCGGAAGTAATAGCACGTATGAAACGAATCTATGCTTCTGTCGATGACATTGATTTATTCCCAGGTGGAATGAGTGAAAGGCCACTTCAAGGAGGTCTCGTAGGTCCAACATTTGCATGCATAATAGCAATACAATTCAGACAATTAAGGAAATGCGATCGTTTCTGGTACGAAACCGATGATCCAAATATTCGATTTACCGAACATCAATTGGCAGAAATTCGTAAGACGACATTGTCAAAGGTCATGTGTGAGAATATGGACGAACACGTAGAAATGCAGAGAGCAGCATTCGATTTGCCAAGTAATTTCTTGAATCCTAGAGTACCTTGCAGCTCGATGCCACATATGGATTTCTCTGCATGGCGAGAAACAAGACATGGGTGTCAAATAGGTGGAAGGAACGTTGCCATTGGTGACTCTGGTTTTCCTACTCCTTGTACCAGTTGCGTTTGTACGATGGAAGGT aCACAATGCGCATCTCTACGAGTTACCGATTGTAATCAACTATTACGCGAAGCATCCCGCGAAGCAATCTTAAGAGATGACGTATGTACGGCACAATGCGGTTTCATTTTAGCTGCCGCCGAAACGTCTTCGAGAAATATTCCGCAATTTACAACGCCTAGCAGTTTTCCTAGTTTTGGACCTGTCAGAAATAATCTCAGGAGTTTACCAACGCCATTTACATTCAACGGTTTCAAATTACCCGATCTTTCGCAATTTATAGGCTGA